ATAACCTCGGCCTGCACAAATTGCTGGGCCGTCTCGGCCATCATGCGCTGTTCCTCAGAGAACTCCTCTGGGATGAAAATATCCTGGGCGCTGGTCTGCTTGATGATGAACTCACCGCCTTTAAGCGTTCTAGAAGCTGATTCTGTATTTGCCATTTTGTTACTGTTTTATCTGTTAAGACATAAGACACAGGACGTAAGACTCAAGACTTTTCTTTTGCATTCTTGAGCAATCTATCCTTAAAACCATTTATCATGCGTTGTACCAGACTTACCTGCTGGAGCAACTTCTGCAATCTTGCATCTTCTATAAACCCGAAACTCTGGGCCAAGAGCAATTGTGTTTCTAATTCAAAGGCAGAGCCTCTGGCAATAGTCAGGAACTGAATAAATTCCTTATCACCGCCTCTGCCTGCTCCTTCAGCAATATTGGAAGGAACAGACACCGCAGCTCTGTTTATTTGAGATGTAAGACCATACTTCTCATTTGCTGGAAATGAAGAAGAAGCTTCATACACCATCTTCGCCAGTGTCATCGCTTCTTGCCAAATCTTCAGTTCCTTAAAGTTGTGCATGAGCGTCTTGAATCTTGTGTCTTACGTCTTGTGTCTGTTGCGCGCTAGCGCAACAACTCGTAGATACCGGCTACGCCTTGACCACCGCCTACGCAGGCAGTTACCATTCCGTATTTCTTGTTCTGACGACGAAGCTCGTTAAAAAGCTGAACGCTGAGTTTGGCACCCGAGCAACCCAGTGGGTGACCCAAGGCGATGGCGCCCCCGTTCGGGTTAACTTTCTCTGGGTCAATGCCTAATTCTCTGATGACGGCGATAGATTGAGAAGCGAAGGCCTCGTTTAGCTCAAACAAGTCCACGTCCTGCAAGCTCATGCCGGCGTTTTTCAAGGCCTTCGGTATGGCTTTCACGGGTCCCATGCCCATGATGCGCGGGTCCACGCCTTCGGCGGCATAAGACACCAGGCGGGCGATTGGCTCCAGGTTCAGTTCTTTGACCATGCGCTCGCTCATCACAATAGTAAAAGCGGCACCGTCTGAAGTCTGAGACGAGTTACCGGCCGTCACCGAACCATTCGTGGCAAACACCGGACGCAACTTGGCCAGTTTCTCCACAGAGGTATCAGCACGCGGGCCTTCATCTGTGTCTACCACATAGGAGCG
The nucleotide sequence above comes from Nibribacter ruber. Encoded proteins:
- a CDS encoding four helix bundle protein codes for the protein MHNFKELKIWQEAMTLAKMVYEASSSFPANEKYGLTSQINRAAVSVPSNIAEGAGRGGDKEFIQFLTIARGSAFELETQLLLAQSFGFIEDARLQKLLQQVSLVQRMINGFKDRLLKNAKEKS